Part of the Pseudomonas sp. M30-35 genome is shown below.
TAGTTCTGCTCGTTCGATTAACGCTATGGCGCGCGCATCGATGGGTGCCAGCAGAGGATTAACGGTTATGCTCGCATCAACACCTTCAAGCACGTCGTGCTGCTCATTCACCCGCAACAGATTGGCAAGTTTGTGAGCGACTAAACCGACAACTCGGTCACCTAGGCGAAAACGCGTGGCATGAGTGCCAACTTGAGTAATGGTACCGACCACTCCGACGGGGCAAGAGGTTGCCAGTTGCACGCCAAAATATTCGACGCGTAACTGATACTCGTGCGCGCCCAACGGATGCGTGGGTAATAGTGTGGCGTGATAACTGTTTGGCGTGAGAGATAGCTCGATCGGGTCGTCGGCGCTGGCACAGGTACTAACAATTTTTGCTGTGCGCAATTGGCCACTGAGAATCAATGACGCAGCGAAACGTTTGTTGTCGCGCAGTGCGAGCTCATCAATTTGCTGCACTGCTACCGCTTCGGCAACCACGCGGTTAGCCGTGTCAGTGGCGGCATCTGTGCTGATATCGATTGAGGCAACATCGAGGTTGTTCAGCTCGTTACGTGCCGCGCGCAGGAAGCCCGCAACTGAGGTTTGATCCGGCTGCACGGCGTCACTTGGCAGCACGCAATGCGCATCACGTGTAATAACCCGTACTGGCAACCGGCGTTGTTGGCGCGCCAGTGTTTTCAGAGTGGCGAGCAGGTGACAGATATTTTCCGTGCTTAAACCAACATCGGTTTCCGGGCTATATCCGGCAACGATAATGGCGCGTGTCACCTCGCCTAGATACTCGAAATCGTGCAGTTGCTGCCAGCTGCATTGGTGCACTTGCTTGACGTTTTGTTTGGCAACTTTTGCCAATGTTTGCGGCAGCGGATCATCAGATCCGCCGATGATCAACAGCGTGCAATTCACTTCGCTTTCAGCACTTAATTCAGCTTGTTCAAGCCAGGTGCGCTGATAATCGCCCTGTGGATAACCGTCACCGCTTTCACCGCCGCTGAGTGAGCGGCACAGCAAGCCTTCTATCCGCGCTAACAAATTTCCTTCGGTATCGCACAGCTCAAAATCACAGATCACTTGCGTGACATTCTTTTCAACAATCTGGGCCCGACAAATAATGCTTTCAGGAAGTGCTGCATAGACTTCCAGCGCACGCAAAGACACCGGTAAATATGCACCGTCACTCGTACTCATCAGACTCAGCGCTATCTGCAAGCAACCATCAAGGAGTGATGGATGGAGGACGTAGGCACTGGCTTTCTCGCCAGCAGATTCTGGGCGTTGCAGAGTGGCAACGGCGATGCCTGCGTCCAGGTTGCGCTGCAATGTTTGGATCGATTGAAATGCGTGGCCGTACTGCAATTTCAAGATGGCCAGGTGCGCGTATAACTGTTGTGGGTCGAGCTGTTCCATCAGCAGGTCTTGCGCTACGTTTATCTTTGAGGCCGCGGCTGCACCGTTGTAGGGATAGAGGTTCGCTTGTGCGTGGAGCAGGCCTGTCTCGCGGCTGCCGGCTTCTTTCGAGTGAAGTCGTGCGTGATGGGTGGTCGGGTCGACTTGCGTGTGCAGATGTAAGGCGCGGCTCTGATCAATCAACAACGCCTGATGAATATGCACATCGCGGATGATCAGCCCTTTGCTTTCAGGCCAGAGCTGGCGTGCTTTCTCACACAGTGCTTCGAGATACCCGGCTGCGGGCATGATGGCAGAGCCGTCAACTACGTGGTCGAGCAAGTAGTTGAGGCTGCGCAAGTTGAGATCTGCCCCGCCTTTTTCGGCACTTAGCGGAGCCTGTTGTGGTTCAAGACGGTCATTGATTTGATGGCTGGATTCATTCCACAAAATCTGGCGCTGCCAAGGATAGACCGGCAGGTTTACCAATGATCCAGGCCCGGTGCGAGCGGCCCAATCGATATCACCACCCTGCGCGAAGACTTCGGCTATGGCGCGGCGAACAGCTGTTTGCTCAGGCTTGTTTATCCACAGGGTTGAAGCAATGCGCGGCACGAGGTTGCGCGCAGTGCATATTTCTTCAAGAGAACGGCGCAGAACGGGATGCGGTCCAACTTCAACGAACAAGGTGTAGCCGTCATCAATCATCGAGTTGATTGCATCAGCGAAATAAACCGGATTGCGCACGTTGTCGCACCAGTATTCGGCGTCAAAACCTAAGTGATGGTTTGGGTCTTGATTGATCAGGTTAGCGGTGACGGTTGAGTACAGCGGAGTGATCGATGGCTGCGGTTCAAGGCTCGCCAAGGAACTGCGCAACTCAGGTTTGAGTGGCTCCATCAAGGGGCTGTGATAAGGCACTTCAACATCGAGCATGCGGGCGAATATCCCCTCGCCTTCACACTGCGTACAGATTTGTTCGAGCGCGGTTTTGTCGCCCGCGATGGTCAGGCTTTTGGGCGAGTTGATAGCCGCTAACGAGACAAGGTTGGCATAGGGTTCAAGTAATTTGCTGGCTTGTTCTTCGGACATGCCCAAGGCGAGCATGCCGCCGGTGTCAGCGGTTGTAGCCTGAATGCGGCTGCGGTGATAACTAACCGACAGTGCTTGCTCAAGGCTCAAAGCGCCTGCTGCCCAGCCTGAGGCGACCTCGCCAACTGAGTGGCCAACCACTGCATCGGCGCTGATACCTTCCGCTTTAAGCAGGGCGGTAAGGCCAATTTGAATCATCAGGTTGGCAGGTTGGGCAAACTCGGTTCGTTTTATTTGTGAATCGTCTTCATCGCGCAGCATTTCCTGCAGAATTGAAAAGCCAGAGATACCCACGAAAACATCATCGGCAGCCTCAAGTGTCGACCTGAATAAGGCACTGCTGTGTAACAGCTCTCGGCCCATACCCCACCATTGCGGGCCCATGCCGGTGTAGACGAAAGCAATGCGTGAGCTGGCATTGAATGGGCGAATACCTTCGACGGCCTGGCTTTCGTTGTCGGCTGCAAAAGCATGCAGTGCTTCAGCGATCTCTGCATGGGTTTCGCCCCATACAGCCACCCGGTTACTCATGTGTGAGCGGCGTAAGCTGGTGCTGTACAGCAAGTCGCCTAGCGCAGGTGAGTTGGGTTGATCCATCATTTCGGCGAGCTGCTTGGCGCGCTCGCGCAGGGCTTTTGGGTCCCGCGCGGAGAGTGGCAACAGTTTGAATGATGCAGTTGTCGGTGCCGCGTTTGGTACGGACACGGTCACCGGGTTAGCGCTGACAATCACGTGAGCATTGGTGCCGCCGTAGCCAAAGGAGTTAATCGCAATGCGTTGCGGCTTGCTTCGTAGGCTCAGGGGAGTCGGCTTGCGGGGTAGCAGCACTTCATTGGGGATCTTCGGGTTTATCGTTTGCAGATCTGCGACCGGAGGCACAATGTTATGGCGCAGCATTTCGACCGATTTAATAACGCTGGCGATACCCGCAGCTGCCTCAAGGTGGCCAATGTTGGCTTTGACTGAACCCACCACGCAGCCGCCATCACGCCCGTAAACGTGAGCAATTGCGCGTGTTTCGAGCGGGTCTCCAATCGGTGTTCCGGTGCCGTGGGCTTCGATGTAATCGATATCGCTAGCTCCTAACCCGCACGATGCGAGTACGCGTTGCATCAGCGCTTGTTGGGCTGCTGGATTGGGCACCGTAATTCCGCTGGTGCGCCCATCCTGATTAACCCCAACGCCGTCGATCAGCGCCAGGATGTGGTCGCCATCACGGATCGCATCGGCATAGTTCTTCAGTACGACTACACCACCACCCTCACCTCTGCCGTAACCATCGGCGCGTGAATCAAAGCTTTTTGAGCGCCCGTCTTTGGCCAGAAAACGGCCTTTGGACATGGCTATCGAGTACTCGGGACGCAAAATAAAGTTGGCACCACCGACGAGTGCGGTATCGCACTGATGGCTTTGAATCGCGTTAACCGCTTGAGCCAATGCAACCATCGAGGATGAACACGCTGTATCAATCGACAAGCTCGGGCCGCGGAAATCAAATGCGTAGGAGATCCGGTTCGAGAGCATGGTAAGTGTTGCGCCTGCTGCGCTATTGGCGCCGATGTTTTGCCGAGAGCTTGGGCTGAACTGATTCAGCAGATGGTCAACGGTAAAGCCACCCACAAACACACCGGTCTGCGAACCAGCCATGTTTTCAATATCCAATCCGGCGTTTTCCATGGCCTCCCAACTCAACTCGAGCAATAGGCGCTGCTGTGGGTCCAGGGCTTCAACTTCACGCGGTGAGAAATTGAAAAAATCAGCATCGAATGCACGAAAGTCATAGTCCTGTAGAAAGTGCCCTGAACACACATAGGCTTTCCCTGCGACATCCTTTTCATTGAGAAATTTGTCGACTGACCAACGATCTTTTGGCACTAGGCTGACGTAGTTTTGACCGGTTAGAAGGTTGTTAAAAAATACCTCGGGGGTATTCGAACCGCCCGGAAAACGACAAGCAGAGCCGATCAAGGCAACCTGGTTTGAGCCAGTATTAGTTGACATATGTTGTGCCCCTTAAATCCATTTAAATTGACAGCGTTCATTGCAAAGCGCTAGCAAGGCATAGTGCGATTATCTTAAGTTGCAGGCTGATTGGTTGATCGGTAGAGGATTACGAGTTGATATAAATTCCAATTTATAGCAATACGTAGTCCTGCCAAATAATAGCAATGGCATATCAATATCATTTATGCATTAAGTTTCAGTAGCGGCTTAACAGTGCTCCTGTAATAGGCTCCTGTGGAACATTAAACGCCTATGCCTTCTAACGCGCATAGATAGAAACGCGATTGTATGACTGTATATTAATGTGCCTGTACTGGCTCTTTGTATAATTAATACAAACGACAGTGACAGACAGGTCTTGCGATGTTTAGGTCGTGGTTATAAGTAACTTTAGTATATTAAACTCATTCTCCATGAAAATGATATGCAGGCAATGTGCAGCTAAATGGATATCAATTTAGCTATAGGTATGGGAGTACCTGTATAAACAACGGAACTATTCTTTTTTAGACCAATCATTAGAGTGGTTGATGTTATATGGCCGTCACTAAATGCGATTGTTTAATGCTTTATGGAGGGTGTCTGCTGGGAGGGAAGTATATTCAATACAAACTTTGGAATAGTGAGCAAGTACTTAAGCAAACTCTCAATGAGCATGCCTAATAAGACTAAGACATAGATCAGAGCGGTCTGGTAACAGCTATTTGCAGCACACTATATTGTGGCAACAGGATGATTTGCGGGCACTCAAACCATACTGCCCAGTAGCCAGTCCCTTAGCTTCTGGTGGAGATGCTGGGTTAACCGACGTGCTAAACGTTCTGAAAATGCAATTGTGGCTGCGCAGGACTGCTCAGTCTCAATTGATTGCGGTTGAGATAGGTATCAGCGCCTACGGTTTGCTCTGGCGCCAGCAGGCTACCCGACAGGGGATAGGATTGACCCAGGATGCTCAGCCTCCGGCGCTTGCTGACAAACACAGCCTAACTAAACGTATTCTGACCAACATGACCTGGCCAACATGCTCTGACAAACATAGTCTGGCGGACGGATCCGGTTGGTTCGCTATGGTTATGTGGGGGGCGGCCTAATACTGCACTCAAGGCACTGGCTGAGCAGTGCCCTCGCCTCGGTAACAGCACGCTGAGTCGGTGTTTCACGGGTAATTGATAGTCACCACATACGAACCGGTTCGAATCGTCTCACCCGCAGCATCGATCAGTACGTACTCCTGGCCATGTTCAGTGTCGGGCGGCTCTTTGTTGGTGATGAGCTTGGCTTCGACGCTGGAATCATTTGCCGTTGCAACACGGGTCACTGTGGCGACGCGTTTCACCTCGAGCATGTTGCCTGCGGAGATGACTAACGGACAGCCTTGAAGCTTCAGCGTGAGATCCGCTGAAACCTTCGCGCTGCATGGAGGCTCAACAATCATTCCTCGTATATTGATACTTCCGGTCATCGGGGCAGCAGCCACCGAGTACGGCCCAACCAAAATAATGTACAGAAATTGGCAAAGCAGTAATCGCGTTCTGTTCATCTAAGCTATTCCTATGTGTATTAGGAAGTGCTTCGTCAGCGTAGACGATTACTTTAGAGAAATGAGGAAATGGTATTCCAGTTGTTGGCCACATCCAGAGGACGCATGTCTTCGAGTTAGCGGCGAGGATAAGCTTCGCCGCTAGGCTGCGTACCGTTCTGCAGCCCTTGTGCGTGGCGCTTCAGCCCTTGTTAGCGGAAACGGCTGGCAGCGCTAAGAATATGAAGAAACGGCAGATTTGAGCGGGTTTTGAGTGGCGCCGGTTATCAGCAGCGGCCATGAAGAACTAGTCTAACGATGTGGGCTTAAGTCAGGGCTATTTCTACGTTTAGCCAAAAACTCGAGTCAGCTATTACCAACGCTCAAGGGTGGTTTGAGACGGTGGTCTGAAGTCATTGGCTAAATCATTAAAGTAAAAAATGCAGTCTGACTCGCTGCATTCACCGCGTTTTTTACCCTGTCTAAAGTGGCTGATCTACCGGGTTGGCAGCTGCTTCATCGCGCAAGCAGCCAATATCACGCTGCGCCTGGCTTACCCATGCGAAGGCCCGGTCGTTCAGTTCGGCGATGGCGCGGGGGCCAGTGCCTTCTGCGTACATTGGCCCGCCAATGATTACCTGAATAGTGCCCGGCTTTTTAGCCCAACCCTCTTTGGGCCAGTACTTGCCAGCGTCGTGCGCGATTGGCAGAACCGGCAAGTTGGCATTCACCGCAAGCGATGCGCCGCCGCGTGAGAATTTGCCAATCTGTCCGGTTGGGATGCGCGTGCCTTCAGGGAATACCAGCACCCAGCAGCCGAGCTTTAGTCGTTCATGGCCCTGTTTTGCAAGCTGCTTGAGTGCGGCCTTAGGGTTACTGCGGTCAATTGCGATGGGCTTGAGCATGGCCATTGCCCAGCCGAAGAACGGCACATACAACAGCTCACGCTTGAGCACTTGGCTGAGTGGCTCAAACAAGGCCGAAAGAAAGAAGGTTTCCCAGGTGCTTTGGTGCTTGGAGAGAATCACGCAAGGCGTCTCCGGGATATTCTCGAGGCCTTTGACTTCGTATTTGATACCAACCATGGCGCCGGTTAGCCAAACTGCAAAACGGCACCAGTTCTGGTTCACGAAGCGGTAGCGTGCGCGAAATGACAGGAACGGCACGATGAAAAAACTCAGGGTGCACCAGAGAAATGAACTGGTCGCCAGCAGGATGTAGAAGAATAAAATGTTGATAGCCCGCAGTGTCGACATAAGTGCATTTACCGTCGCGGACAACCCGCGCTTTATTGATTAAGTAATTGTCTGGCAACTGCTGCCAGATCATCGAATATCAAGGTATTGGCTGGCAATCCTTTGGCCAGTGTGCGCTCGCCTTTGCCGGTTTTTACTAAAACTGGCTGACAATCGACGGTTGTGGCCGCTTGCAGGTCACCACTGCTGTCACCCACAAACCATACGCCCTTCAGTTCTACCGCATAATGCGCGGCGATGCTGTGGAGCATGCCTGGTTTCGGCTTGCGGCAAGCGCAACCTTCATCCGGCCCGTGTGGACAATACAGGATCAAGCCAATTTCACCGCCCTGCTCTGCAACCAGTTGGCGCATGCGCTGGTGCATGGCATCAAGTTCAGCTACGCCGTAGTAGCCGCGTCCGATGCCTGATTGATTGGTGGCAATCGCGATGGTCCAGCCAGCTTTGGATAAGTCGGCAATCGCGGTGATCGAACTGGGGATGGGAATCCATTCTTCAACGGATTTGATGTACGCGTCGGAGTCGTGATTGATCACGCCGTCGCGGTCGAGAATGAGTAGCTTCATGGTGCATCTCTCTAGTGTTTAAAGCTTAACCGCGCGGCGCTGCTGTCTAGGCAGGCATGCCGCGCGGTTAACCTGCGTCAGCTCAGGACCGAGATGTCCGCAACACCGAGGAACAAACCCCGTAGCTTAGCCAGCAAGGCGTAGCGGTTGGCGCGCACATTGGCGTCTTCAGCGTTGACCAGTACGGTCTCGAAGAAGCTGTCTACCGGTGTGCGCAGCGTCGCCAGCTTGGCCAGTGCTTCGTTGTACATGCGCGCTTGCGCCAACGGCTGTACTGCCTGCTCTGCCTGCTGAATTGCAGCGTTGAGGGCGAACTCGCTTGGGCTGTCGAAGTAATGCGCGGCAATGCTCTTGGCAATGTTGCCTTCAGCTTTGCTGAGCAAGTTCGAAACGCGCTTATTGGCCGCAGCCAGCGCTTCAGCTTCAGGCAGTTTGCGGAACGCTTGTACCGCTTGCACACGCTGATCAAAGTCGAGTGGCGAGACCGGGGTTACCGCGCGAACAGCCTGGTAAACCGCAACGTCAACACCTTGGTCCTCATAGCGCGCGCGCAGGCGGTCAAAGATGAACTCCTGCACTTGTGCGGTGAGGCCAGCCGTCTTGATTTTGTTACCGAACTGCTTGATCGCGAATTCAACGGCGTCTGTCACATCCAGCTCAAGCTCTTTCTCGATCAGGATACGCAGCACGCCCAGCGCAGCACGACGCAGTGCGTAGGGATCTTTGCTGCCGGTTGGCAGCATGCCGATACCAAAGATACCGACCAGCGTATCGAGCTTGTCAGCCAGCGCTACGGCTGCACCGGTCAGCGTGCTTGGCAGTTCAGCGCCAGCGCCGCGCGGCATGTATTGTTCGTTCAATGCCAGTGCAACGTCTTGCGCTTCACCGTCATGCTTGGCGTAGTAGTAGCCAGCGATGCCCTGCATTTCAGGGAACTCGCCGACCATTTCACTGGCCAGATCACATTTCGACAGCAAGCCAGCGCGGCCTGCACGCTTGGAGTCACCGCCAATCTTCTCGGCGATGTAAGCCGCCAGCGCCGACACACGCTGGGCTTTGTCGTAGACCGAGCCCAACTGCGCCTGGAACACCACGTTAGCCAGACGCTGGTTGAAGGTTTCGAGCTTCTGCTTTTTGTCTTGCTTGAAGAAGAACTCGGCATCAGTCAGGCGCGGACGTACAACCTTCTCGTTACCCGAGATGATTTGCGCAGGGTCTTTGCTTTCAACGTTAGCCACGGTGATAAAGCGTGGCAGCAACTTGCCTTCAGCATCGAGCAGGCAGAAGTACTTCTGATTGTCCTGCATGGTGGTGATCAGGGCTTCTTGCGGCACGTCGAGGAAGCGCTCCTCAAACGAGCACACCAGCGGCACAGGCCACTCAACCAGCGCACTGACTTCATCAAGCAGCGCTGGAGGCACGATCGCCGTGCCGTTTTGCTCGGCAGCCAGTTGCTCAACGCGCTTGCTGATTTGCTCACGGCGCTCAGCAAAGTCTGCAATTACATAGGCTTTGCGCAGGTCTTCGGCATAGTTAGCGGGTGCGCTGATGGCAACTTCAGTGTTGTGATGGAAGCGATGGCCACGGGATACCCGACCGGCAGTTTGCGCCAGAATCTCGCAATCAAGCACGGTGTCGCCAAACAGCATCACCAGCCATTGGCTTGGACGTACAAACTCGGTACGTCGTGCACCCCAGCGCATGCGCTTGGGAATTGGCAGGTCGTTGAGCGAGGTTTCGACAATCTCGGGCAAGAGTTGCGCAGCTTGTTTACCGGCAATGGTCTGGCTGAAACGCAGCTTTGGACCGCTGGCGTCGATCTCGGACAGGTCAACGCAGCACTTGTTGGCGAAGCCCAGCGCGGCTTGAGTCGGATTACCCTCGGCGTCGAACGCCGCTTTAACTGGCGGGCCGTCAAGGTTCATCACGCGATCAGGCTGCTCGGTGTCGAGCTGCTCAACCAGCACCGCCAAACGGCGTGGCGCGGCGTAGTAACGGGCTTTGGCGTAATTCAGGCCAGCCGCTTTCAGGCCTTTTTCAACTCCGGACAAAAATGACTCGCCTAAAGTTTTCAGGGCTTTTGGCGGCAACTCTTCAGTGCCAAGTTCTACCAGAAAGTCTTGTGCACTCATTCTGCAGCCTCCAGCTTAGCCAGTACTTCATCACGCAATTCAGGGGTGGCGAGCGGGAAGCCGAGCTTGGCCCGAGCTTGCAGGTAGCTTTGGGCAACGGCGCGAGCCAGTGTACGTACACGCAGAATGTATTGCTGGCGCGCAGTTACCGAGATCGCCCGGCGCGCATCCAGCAAGTTGAAGGTGTGCGAAGCCTTGAGCACCATTTCATAGGTCGGCAGCGGCAACTCAAGCTCGATCAAACGGTTGGCTTCGGACTCATAGAAGTCAAACAGCTCAAACAGTTTCTCAACGTTGGCGTGCTCGAAGTTGTAGGTCGATTGCTCGACTTCGTTCTGGTGGAAGACATCGCCATAGGTGACTTTGCCGAACGGGCCATCAGCCCACACCAGGTCATACACCGAGTCTACGCCCTGAATGTACATGGCCAGACGCTCAAGACCGTAGGTGATCTCGCCTGTGACCGGGTAGCACTCAATGCCACCGACTTGCTGGAAGTAGGTGAATTGGGTGACTTCCATGCCGTTGAGCCAGATTTCCCAGCCCAGACCCCAGGCGCCGAGTGTTGGCGATTCCCAGTTGTCTTCAACGAAACGAATATCGTGCACCAGCGGGTCGATACCGATGGCTTGCAGCGAACCCAGATACAACTCCTGGAAGTTTTCCGGGTTAGGTTTCAAGACCACCTGAAACTGGTAGTAATGCTGCAGACGGTTGGGGTTCTCACCATAACGGCCATCAGCCGGGCGACGGCTTGGCTGTACGTAGGCGGCGTTCCAGGTCTCAGGACCAATCGAACGCAAGAATGTAGCGGTGTGGAAAGTGCCAGCACCGACTTCCATATCGTATGGCTGCAACACAACGCAGCCCTGCTCAGCCCAGTATTTCTGCAGGGCGAGAATCAAATCTTGGAAGGTGCGCACGGCAGGCGTAGTCTGGCTCACGAAAAATTCACCTGTTTTGGCTGCGACAGAAAGAGCAGGAGTATACCGCAAACCACGTGGCCTAGACCTGCTAGGGATTGTCTTATGACTCGTTGTTTCTGGTGTTCTGAAGATCCGCTGTACATGGCTTACCACGATGAAGAATGGGGTGTGCCCCTTACTGACCCCGATAAGCTCTTCGAGTTGCTGATGCTTGAGGGTTTTCAGGCCGGTTTGTCGTGGATCACGGTGCTGAAAAAGCGTGAGCGTTACCGCGAGGTTCTGCATGGCTTTGATGTTAAGCGTCTGGCCAAACTGAGCGATGATGAAATCGAAGGATTAATGCAAGATCCTGGCATTGTGCGTAATCGCCTCAAGCTCAAGGCTGTTCGGCAAAATGCCTTGGCGTGGCTAAAGCTTGAGGACCCAGCCAAGTACTTGTGGTCGTTTGTTGATGGCAAGCCACTGATCAACCATTTCAGCGAGCGCGCCGAAGTCCCAGCCATCACGCCGCAAGCCGAGGCCATGAGCAAAGCCCTGAAAAAGGCCGGGTTTAACTTTGTCGGGCCAACCATTTGCTACGCCTTCATGCAGGCCAGCGGCATGGTGATGGACCACACCACAGACTGCTTTCGTTACCCACAGCTGGTTAAAGCGTGAGCCGCAAATAAGCGTGCGCGGGCGTAGAACGGTACAATAGGCTTTTTGATCTCGGGGGGAGTGGCCTGTGGAGAAGTTCAAAGGTGCGCTGGTCGTAGGTTTTTTGCGCCTGTTTGCCCTGCTGCCATGGCGCGCAGTGCAAGCAACGGGTGCTGCAATCGGCTGGTTGATGTACAAGCTGCCTAATGGCTCGCGTGAAGTCGCCAGCACCAATCTGAAGAAGTGCTTCCCGGAGCTTAACGAGGCTGAGCATCAGAAATTACTTGGCGAAACCTTGCGGGGCATCAGTCAAACCTTGACCGAAAGCGCCTGTGCATGGATCTGGCCAGCGCAAAAGTCGCTTGGTCTGATTCGTGAGGTTGAAGGTCTTGAGGTGCTTGAACAGGCCCTCGCCTCAGGGAAAGGCGTGGTGGGTATCACCAGCCATTTGGGCAATTGGGAGGTGCTCAATCACTTCTACTGCTCGCAGTGCAAACCGATCATCTTCTATCGTCCACCGAAGCTCAAAGCGGTGGACGACTTGCTACAGAAGCAACGCGTGCAGATGGGGAATCGGGTAGCTGCCTCGACCAAGGAAGGCATCCTCAGCGTCATCAAAGAAGTT
Proteins encoded:
- a CDS encoding DNA-3-methyladenine glycosylase I, translating into MTRCFWCSEDPLYMAYHDEEWGVPLTDPDKLFELLMLEGFQAGLSWITVLKKRERYREVLHGFDVKRLAKLSDDEIEGLMQDPGIVRNRLKLKAVRQNALAWLKLEDPAKYLWSFVDGKPLINHFSERAEVPAITPQAEAMSKALKKAGFNFVGPTICYAFMQASGMVMDHTTDCFRYPQLVKA
- a CDS encoding lysophospholipid acyltransferase; translation: MEKFKGALVVGFLRLFALLPWRAVQATGAAIGWLMYKLPNGSREVASTNLKKCFPELNEAEHQKLLGETLRGISQTLTESACAWIWPAQKSLGLIREVEGLEVLEQALASGKGVVGITSHLGNWEVLNHFYCSQCKPIIFYRPPKLKAVDDLLQKQRVQMGNRVAASTKEGILSVIKEVRKGGSVGIPADPEPSLSSGVFVPFLGTVALTSKFVPSMLTGGKAVGVFLHALRLEDGSGYKVILEAAPEAMYSDDIAVGVAAMSEVIGRYVRAYPSQYMWTMKRFKKRPEGEAKWY